From a single Loigolactobacillus coryniformis subsp. coryniformis KCTC 3167 = DSM 20001 genomic region:
- a CDS encoding AzlD domain-containing protein, with protein MALTGYVFWTIIGCGLVTWLSRVLPFILVKQFELPRWLVEFLSFVPVTIMTALVVENLFVAHPGHLPSLDVGNTLATLPALVTAIITKSLLAIVVVGIAAMALVRALGWA; from the coding sequence ATGGCGTTAACTGGTTACGTTTTTTGGACGATCATTGGTTGTGGCTTAGTCACTTGGTTATCCCGCGTACTGCCATTTATTCTGGTTAAGCAATTTGAATTGCCCCGCTGGTTGGTGGAGTTTCTCTCCTTCGTCCCAGTAACAATCATGACCGCCCTGGTGGTGGAAAACTTGTTTGTCGCTCACCCCGGTCACCTACCCAGTCTGGACGTCGGCAACACCCTAGCCACTCTGCCAGCATTAGTCACTGCGATCATTACTAAAAGTTTATTAGCCATCGTTGTCGTCGGTATCGCTGCCATGGCCCTAGTACGTGCCCTCGGTTGGGCATAA
- a CDS encoding 3'-5' exoribonuclease YhaM family protein has translation MADKQLYDYQNNEEVALFVLVKGAEVRVAKNGKKFIAFTFQDTSGSITGKFWDASDADIELYQAGEIVFLSGKRELYQGKPQIKIHKLRLATPDENEHVADYLPKAPVSASTLLEELNQAIFEITNANWNRVVRWIMARHQEEFLEYPAAKTNHHAFKGGLAYHTITMLHLAKAACDEYPEIKRPLLYAGVILHDIGKTVELTGPVATQYTVAGNLLGHIVIVDEEIVRACIALKIDAASEDMLLLRHVILAHHGLREYGSPVEPELIEAEVLHQLDNLDASMQMMTTTLRHTEPGGFSERIFGMNNRNFYQPKEE, from the coding sequence GTGGCCGATAAACAGTTGTATGATTACCAAAATAATGAAGAAGTTGCGCTGTTCGTGCTGGTCAAAGGCGCTGAAGTTCGCGTAGCCAAAAACGGCAAGAAGTTTATCGCTTTTACTTTCCAGGATACTTCTGGCTCGATCACCGGCAAATTCTGGGACGCTAGTGATGCTGATATTGAACTTTATCAAGCCGGCGAGATCGTCTTTTTAAGCGGCAAACGTGAGCTTTATCAAGGCAAACCACAGATCAAGATTCATAAATTACGCTTAGCTACCCCTGATGAAAATGAACACGTGGCCGACTATTTACCTAAGGCGCCGGTCAGTGCTAGCACCTTGCTTGAAGAGTTGAATCAAGCTATTTTTGAGATCACCAATGCTAATTGGAATCGGGTGGTGCGTTGGATCATGGCGCGGCATCAAGAAGAGTTTCTTGAATACCCGGCGGCTAAAACCAACCATCATGCCTTTAAAGGTGGCTTGGCTTACCATACGATCACGATGTTGCATTTAGCAAAAGCAGCGTGTGACGAGTATCCCGAGATCAAGCGGCCACTACTATATGCCGGTGTCATTTTGCACGATATCGGTAAAACCGTTGAGCTAACGGGGCCGGTGGCAACGCAATATACGGTCGCCGGTAATTTATTGGGGCATATCGTGATCGTTGATGAAGAAATTGTTCGTGCCTGTATAGCGTTGAAAATCGATGCTGCCAGTGAAGATATGTTGCTGTTGCGGCACGTGATCTTAGCGCATCATGGGTTACGCGAATACGGTTCGCCAGTCGAGCCGGAGTTGATCGAAGCCGAAGTGCTCCATCAATTGGATAATTTGGATGCGTCGATGCAAATGATGACCACCACGTTGCGCCACACCGAACCAGGTGGTTTCTCCGAGCGCATCTTTGGGATGAATAATCGCAACTTCTATCAACCTAAAGAAGAATAG
- a CDS encoding AzlC family ABC transporter permease, whose amino-acid sequence MGSELTFRSGLHDVLPTTFGYIGVGLAFGVVSRTSNLSLWTVLLMSLVVYAGSAQFIITSMLLAGSPISAIIFSAFLVNSRMILMSTSMAQYFKKYSLATNIGIGSLLTDETFALGMNKLNDTGRKLTPVWFHTANVVAYLVWAVATVAGALIGNLITDPKTFGLDFALVAMFLGLLYLQMVSDRSKKLSLQLSVIAFVAVAVYVLLIFLSANFALLGGTILGCLFGMGVTKWR is encoded by the coding sequence ATGGGTTCAGAATTAACTTTTCGCAGTGGTCTGCACGATGTATTGCCAACCACTTTTGGCTATATCGGCGTTGGGCTTGCTTTCGGTGTTGTCAGTCGGACCAGCAATTTATCTCTATGGACCGTGCTATTGATGTCGTTGGTGGTCTACGCCGGTTCCGCGCAATTTATTATCACCAGCATGCTGTTAGCTGGTAGCCCGATCTCAGCCATTATTTTTTCCGCTTTTTTAGTTAATTCGCGGATGATTTTAATGAGTACGTCGATGGCGCAATATTTTAAAAAATATTCCTTAGCCACTAATATTGGCATTGGCTCATTGTTGACTGATGAAACCTTTGCGCTGGGGATGAATAAGTTAAACGATACTGGCCGTAAATTAACGCCAGTTTGGTTCCATACCGCGAACGTGGTCGCCTATTTGGTTTGGGCAGTGGCCACGGTTGCTGGTGCGTTGATCGGTAATTTGATCACTGACCCGAAAACATTTGGCTTGGATTTCGCTTTAGTCGCTATGTTCTTGGGCCTACTCTACCTGCAGATGGTCAGTGATCGTAGCAAAAAGTTAAGCTTACAATTATCAGTGATCGCTTTTGTGGCGGTGGCGGTTTATGTGCTGTTGATTTTCTTATCAGCTAATTTTGCCCTTTTAGGTGGGACGATCTTAGGCTGCTTATTCGGGATGGGGGTGACAAAATGGCGTTAA